In Neoarius graeffei isolate fNeoGra1 chromosome 9, fNeoGra1.pri, whole genome shotgun sequence, one genomic interval encodes:
- the LOC132892112 gene encoding proline-rich protein 36-like yields MSLSPCHLSPSVSVTHVTQSVTHVPRSPLSLTSLSLCPSVSVPHIPQSLSLMSLSLLSLTSLSLFCHSRPSVSVPQSLSLMFLSLCPSHPPVSVPLIPQSLSLSSLSLTQSLSLTSRSLCPSCPSVSLSLCPSVSVTHVTQSLSLSLGHSRHSVSVPQSRSLTSLSLCPSVSVPHVPQSLSLSLCPSCPPVSVTRVSVPHVPQSLSLASLSPTSPSLCHSRLCPPHPQSLSLASLSPTSPSLCHSRLCPSHPPVYVTRVSVLHVPQSLSLASLSLTSPSLCHSRLCPSRSSVSVPLVPVPHVPQSLSLSSLSLTQSLSLTSRSLCPSCPSVSLSLCPSVSVTHVTQSLSLSLGHSHPSVSVPQSRSLTSLSLCPSVSVPHVPQSLSLMSPSLCHSRLCPPRPQSLSLPSLSPTSPSLCHSRLCPPRPPVYVTRVSIPHVPSLCHSRLCPPRPPVSVTHVSVPHVPQSLSLSLSPCPHVPVPHIPQSLSLMPLRSLSLTSLSPCPSHPSVSSVTHVPQSLLSLTSCSLFCYSCPTVSVTQSRSLTSLSLCPSVSVTHVTQSLSLSLCPSCPPVSVTRVSVPHVPSLCHSRLCPPRPPVYVTPVSVPHVPQSMSLASLSPTSPVSVTRVSVPHVPQSLSLTSLSLTSLSLCPCPSVPVPTSLSLTSLSLCHSCPSGLCPSHPSVPVPHIPQSLLSLTSLISVTLSHSVSVTLSHSVSVTHVPQSLSLTSLSLCHSHLCPSGSVPHIPQSVSLTSLSLCPSCLCPSRPPVCHSHLCPSCPPVSVPHVSVPHVSQSLSLCQTQSLSLTSFSLCPSVSVTHVRQSLSLTSLSLCPSISVTQSVIHVTQSLSLTSLSLSLTSLSLFCHSVSSVTHATQSLSLSLCPSCPSVSVLHVPQSVTHVPQSLFRSLCPSGPSVSVPLVPQSLSLSSLSLCPSCPSVSLSLCPSVSVTHVTQSQPLTSPSLRPLRLCPSRLQSVTHVSVPHVPQSLSLTSLSPCPSRPCPYIPVPQSPQSLSLTPLISVPRVPQSLSLTSLSLTSLSLCPSRPSVPVPHVTQTLLSLMSRSLFCHSRHAVSVPQSLSFTSLSLCPSRHSVSVPHVPQSLSLTSLSPCPSHPPVPHIPQSLSLTSPSPSRPPVPVPHVPQSLMSPSLCPSHLCPSCPPVYVPQSLSLTSLSLRHSRPSDSVSLSH; encoded by the exons ATGTCACTCAGTCCCTGTCACTTAAGTCCCTCAGTCTCTGTCACTCACGTCACTCAGTCTGTCACTCACGTCCCTCGGTCTCCTCTGTCACTCACGTCACTCAGTCTCTGTCCCTCAGTCTCTGTCCCTCACATCCCTCAGTCTCTGTCACTCATGTCCCTCAGTCTCTTGTCACTCACGTCCCTCAGTCTCTTCTGTCACTCACGTCCCTCAGTCTCTGTCCCGCAGTCTCTGTCCCTCATGTTCCTCAGTCTCTGTCCCTCTCATCCCCCAGTCTCTGTCCCTCTCATCCCCCAGTCTCTGTCCCTCTCGTCCCTCAGTCTCACTCAGTCTCTGTCCCTTACGTCCCGCAGTCTCTGTCCCTCTTGTCCCTCAGTCTCACTCAGTCTCTGTCCCTCAGTCTCGGTCACTCACGTCACTCAGTCTCTGTCCCTCAGTCTCGGTCACTCACGTCACTCAGTCTCTGTCCCTCAGTCTCGGTCACTCACGTCACTCAGTCTCTGTCCCTCAGTCTCTGTCCCTCACGTCCCTCAGTCTCTGTCCCTCAGTCTCTGTCCCTCATGTCCCCCAGTCTCTGTCACTCGCGTCTCTGTCCCCCACGTCCCCCAGTCTCTGTCACTCGCGTCTCTGTCCCCCACGTCCCCCAGTCTCTGTCACTCGCGTCTCTGTCCCCCACATCCCCAGTCTCTGTCACTCGCGTCTCTGTCCCCCACGTCCCCCAGTCTCTGTCACTCGCGTCTCTGTCCCTCACATCCCCCAGTCTATGTCACTCGCGTCTCTGTCCTCCACGTCCCCCAGTCTCTGTCACTCGCGTCTCTGTCCCTCACGTCCCCCAGTCTCTGTCACTCGCGTCTCTGTCCCTCACGTTCCTCAGTCTCTGTCCCTCTCGTCCCTGTCCCTCACGTTCCTCAGTCTCTGTCCCTCTCGTCTCTCAGTCTCACTCAGTCTCTGTCCCTTACATCCCGCAGTCTCTGTCCCTCTTGTCCCTCAGTCTCACTCAGTCTCTGTCCCTCAGTCTCGGTCACTCACGTCACTCAGTCTCTGTCCCTCAGTCTCGGTCACTCACATCCCTCAGTCTCTGTCCCTCAGTCTCGGTCACTCACGTCACTCAGTCTCTGTCCCTCAGTCTCTGTCCCTCACGTCCCTCAGTCTCTGTCCCTCATGTCCCCCAGTCTCTGTCACTCGCGTCTCTGTCCCCCACGTCCCCAGTCTCTGTCACTCCCGTCTCTGTCCCCCACGTCCCCCAGTCTATGTCACTCCCGTCTCTGTCCCCCACGTCCCCCAGTCTATGTCACTCGCGTCTCTATCCCCCACGTCCCCAGTCTCTGTCACTCGCGTCTCTGTCCCCCACGTCCCCCAGTCTCTGTCACTCACGTCTCTGTCCCTCACGTCCCTCAGTCTCTGTCCCTGTCCCTCAGTCCCTGTCCCCACGTCCCTGTCCCTCACATCCCTCAGTCTCTGTCACTCATGCCCCTCAGGTCTCTGTCCCTCACATCCCTCAGTCCCTGTCCCTCACATCCCTCAGTCTCTTCTGTCACTCACGTCCCTCAGTCTCTTCTGTCACTCACATCATGCAGTCTCTTCTGTTACTCATGTCCCACAGTCTCTGTCACTCAGTCTCGGTCACTCACATCCCTCAGTCTCTGTCCCTCAGTCTCGGTCACTCACGTCACTCAGTCTCTGTCCCTCAGTCTCTGTCCCTCATGTCCCCCAGTCTCTGTCACTCGCGTCTCTGTCCCCCACGTCCCCAGTCTCTGTCACTCCCGTCTCTGTCCCCCACGTCCCCCAGTCTATGTCACTCCCGTCTCTGTCCCCCACGTCCCCCAGTCTATGTCACTCGCGTCTCTATCCCCCACGTCCCCAGTCTCTGTCACTCGCGTCTCTGTCCCCCACGTCCCCCAGTCTCTGTCACTCACGTCTCTGTCCCTCACGTCCCTCAGTCTCTGTCCCTGTCCCTCAGTCCCTGTCCCCACGTCCCTGTCCCTCACATCCCTCAGTCTCTGTCACTCATGCCCCTCAGGTCTCTGTCCCTCACATCCCTCAGTCCCTGTCCCTCACATCCCTCAGTCTCTTCTGTCACTCACGTCCCTCA TCTCTGTCACTCTGTCTCACTCAGTCTCTGTCACTCTGTCTCACTCGGTCTCTGTCACTCACGTTCCTCAGTCTCTGTCACTCACGTCCCTGAGTCTCTGTCACTCACATCTCTGTCCCTCAGGCTCTGTCCCTCACATCCCTCAGTCTGTGTCACTCACGTCCCTTAGTCTCTGTCCCTCATGTCTCTGTCCCTCACGTCCCCCAGTCTGTCACTCACATCTCTGTCCCTCATGTCCACCAGTCTCTGTCCCTCACGTCTCTGTCCCTCACGTCTCCCAGTCTCTGTCCCTTTGtcaaactcagtctctgtccctcACGTCATTCAGTCTCTGTCCCTCAGTCTCTGTCACTCACGTCCGTCAGTCTCTGTCACTCACGTCCCTCAGTCTCTGTCCCTCAATCTCCGTCACTCAGTCTGTCATTCACGTCACTCAGTCTCTGTCACTCACGTCACTCAGTCTGTCACTCACATCCCTCAGTCTCTTCTGTCACTCAGTCTCTTCTGTCACTCACGCCACTCAGTCTCTGTCCCTCAGTCTCTGTCCCTCATGTCCCTCAGTCTCTGTCCTTCACGTCCCTCAGTCTGTCACTCACGTCCCTCAGTCTCTGTTCCGCAGTCTCTGTCCCTCAGGTCCCTCCGTCTCTGTCCCTCTCGTACCCCAGTCTCTGTCCCTCTCGTCCCTCAGTCTCTGTCCCTCTTGTCCCTCAGTCTCACTCAGTCTCTGTCCCTCAGTCTCGGTCACTCATGTCACTCAGTCTCAGCCACTCACGTCCCCTAGTCTCCGTCCCTTGCGTCTCTGTCCCTCACGTCTCCAGTCTGTCACTCATGTCTCTGTTCCTCACGTCCCTCAGTCTCTGTCCCTCACGTCCCTCAGTCCCTGTCCCTCACGTCCCTGTCCCTACATCCCTGTCCCTCAGTCCCCTCAGTCCCTGTCACTCACGCCCCTCA TCTCTGTCCCTCGAGTCCCTCAGTCTCTGTCCCTCACGTCCCTGTCCCTCACGTCCCTTAGTCTCTGTCCCTCACGCCCCTCAGTCCCTGTCCCTCACGTCACGCAGACTCTTCTGTCACTCATGTCACGCAGTCTCTTCTGTCACTCACGTCATGCAGTCTCTGTCCCTCAGTCTCTGTCCTTCACgtcactcagtctctgtccttcaCGTCACTCAGTCTCTGTCCCTCACGTCCCTCAGTCTCTGTCCCTCACATCCCTCAGTCCCTGTCCCTCACATCCCCCTGTCCCTCACATTCCCCAGTCCCTGTCCCTCACATCCCCCAGTCCCTCACGTCCCCCAGTCCCTGTCCCTCACGTCCCCCAGTCTCTCATGTCCCCCAGTCTCTGTCCCTCACATCTCTGTCCCTCATGTCCCCCAGTCTATGTCCCTCAGTCTCTGTCCCTCACATCCCTCAGTCTCCGTCACTCACGTCCCTCAGACTCAGTCTCACTCAGTCACTGA